One uncultured Jannaschia sp. DNA segment encodes these proteins:
- a CDS encoding ABC transporter permease, producing MNRAALQALLSHWLRHPVQLVTLVVGLALATGLWTGVQAINAQARLSYDQAAATLGAQGGTRLEGPLTLADFAAARRAGWAVTPVIEARLPRSTVRLIGLDPFTAPAAGPLPDLGGDGDLAGFLAGEVIFAAPDAMDRLPDGLPTVRPLEGLAPGHVLADIAAAQALLGTDRIDHLAILGGGPEVLGLVDLLPGTRLVTTDGAGDVARLTDSFHLNLTAFALLAFAVGLFIVHAAIGLAFEQRRPLFRTLRALGVSARRLTWLLAGELVAFTLIAGALGIVLGYLVAAALLPGVAATLSGLYGAGVAGTLGLAPIWWLSGFAMAGAGLAIAGGGSLWRLAQLPVLAPAMPRAWARARASTLMRQAGAGLALLAASAALALFGHGLVAGFLCLGALLLGAALLLLPLLSLLLDLGARMARGAVAQWLWADARQQLPGLSIALMALLLALSANIGVSTMVGSFRATFTGWLDQRLASELYVTAATPAEAEALVAFLEPRVDAILPITSTEAELQGAPGEVFGVADHATYRDHWPILDGIPELWDQLADGEGALVNEQLARREGLWAGDGVDLGAAGRQTILGVYSDYGNPRGQAILGLAPFDALFPEAPRLRFALRVRPDAVAPLVADVRDRFGLPRDRLVDQAGIKRFSLDVFEQTFAVTAALNVLTLGVAGFALWASLTTLGTMRLPQVAPVWAIGLTRGRLAALDLARAVLLGAATAALAIPVGIALAWVLLAVVNVQAFGWRLPLRPDPGGWAALALWAVLAAALAAALPAWRMWRMPPARLVKVFAHER from the coding sequence GTGAACCGCGCGGCCCTGCAAGCGCTCCTGTCGCACTGGCTGCGGCACCCGGTGCAGCTGGTGACGCTGGTGGTGGGCCTTGCGCTCGCAACCGGCCTCTGGACCGGCGTGCAGGCGATCAACGCGCAGGCGCGGCTCAGCTACGACCAGGCCGCCGCGACCCTTGGGGCGCAGGGTGGAACCCGGCTTGAGGGGCCGCTGACCCTTGCCGATTTCGCCGCCGCACGCCGCGCGGGCTGGGCGGTGACGCCCGTGATCGAGGCGCGCCTGCCGCGCTCTACCGTGCGGCTGATCGGGCTCGACCCCTTCACCGCACCGGCCGCGGGCCCGTTGCCGGATCTGGGTGGCGATGGCGATCTCGCGGGGTTCCTGGCCGGCGAGGTGATCTTCGCTGCGCCCGACGCGATGGACCGGCTGCCCGACGGCCTGCCGACCGTCCGGCCGCTGGAGGGTCTCGCGCCCGGACATGTCCTCGCCGATATCGCCGCGGCGCAGGCGCTGCTGGGCACGGACCGGATCGACCATCTCGCCATACTCGGCGGGGGACCTGAGGTTTTAGGACTGGTCGACCTCCTGCCCGGCACACGCCTCGTCACGACCGACGGGGCCGGGGATGTCGCGCGCCTGACCGACAGCTTCCATCTCAACCTGACGGCCTTCGCGCTCCTGGCCTTCGCGGTCGGTCTCTTCATCGTGCACGCCGCCATCGGCCTCGCCTTCGAACAGCGTCGCCCGCTCTTTCGGACGCTGCGTGCGCTTGGCGTCTCGGCACGTCGGCTGACCTGGCTTCTGGCGGGCGAACTGGTCGCCTTCACACTCATCGCGGGCGCCCTCGGGATCGTGCTGGGCTATCTCGTGGCGGCGGCCCTTCTGCCGGGCGTGGCCGCGACGCTCTCGGGGCTCTATGGCGCAGGGGTCGCGGGGACGCTCGGCCTGGCGCCGATCTGGTGGCTCTCGGGCTTCGCCATGGCCGGTGCGGGTCTGGCCATCGCGGGCGGCGGCAGCCTCTGGCGGCTCGCCCAGTTGCCGGTGCTGGCGCCCGCCATGCCCCGCGCTTGGGCACGCGCGCGGGCATCGACCTTGATGCGGCAGGCCGGTGCGGGGCTGGCCCTTCTGGCCGCGTCGGCCGCGCTTGCACTGTTCGGTCATGGCCTTGTCGCGGGCTTTCTCTGTCTCGGCGCGCTCCTTCTCGGGGCGGCGCTTCTCCTGCTGCCGCTCCTGTCGCTCCTGCTCGATCTCGGGGCGCGGATGGCGCGCGGAGCGGTGGCGCAATGGCTCTGGGCCGACGCGCGCCAGCAGCTTCCGGGCCTCAGCATCGCGCTGATGGCGCTGCTCCTCGCGCTCTCGGCCAATATCGGCGTCAGCACCATGGTCGGCAGCTTCCGGGCGACCTTCACGGGCTGGCTCGATCAGCGCCTCGCCTCCGAGCTCTACGTCACCGCCGCCACCCCGGCCGAGGCCGAAGCGCTCGTGGCCTTTCTGGAGCCGCGCGTGGACGCGATCCTGCCGATCACCTCGACGGAGGCCGAGCTCCAGGGCGCGCCGGGCGAAGTCTTCGGCGTCGCCGACCACGCGACCTACCGCGATCACTGGCCGATCCTCGACGGCATCCCAGAGCTCTGGGACCAGCTGGCCGACGGGGAGGGCGCGCTCGTCAACGAACAGCTCGCCCGGCGCGAGGGGCTCTGGGCCGGCGACGGGGTCGATCTGGGCGCGGCCGGGCGGCAAACCATCCTCGGGGTCTATTCCGACTACGGCAATCCGCGCGGCCAGGCCATCCTCGGCCTCGCGCCCTTCGATGCGCTCTTTCCCGAGGCGCCGCGTCTGCGCTTCGCCCTTCGCGTGCGACCGGATGCCGTCGCCCCGCTCGTGGCCGATGTGCGCGACCGGTTCGGCCTGCCGCGCGACCGGCTGGTCGACCAGGCCGGGATCAAGCGCTTCTCGCTCGACGTGTTCGAGCAGACCTTCGCCGTCACCGCCGCGCTCAATGTCCTGACGCTGGGCGTCGCGGGGTTCGCGCTCTGGGCGTCGCTGACGACCCTCGGCACCATGCGCCTGCCGCAGGTCGCGCCGGTCTGGGCAATCGGCCTGACGCGCGGGCGGCTGGCGGCGCTCGATCTTGCCCGCGCCGTCCTTCTCGGGGCGGCGACGGCGGCGTTGGCCATTCCGGTCGGCATTGCGCTGGCCTGGGTGCTTCTGGCTGTGGTCAACGTGCAGGCCTTCGGCTGGCGCCTGCCGCTCCGCCCCGATCCCGGCGGCTGGGCGGCGCTGGCGCTCTGGGCGGTCCTTGCCGCTGCGTTGGCCGCGGCCCTGCCGGCATGGCGCATGTGGCGAATGCCGCCCGCCCGGCTCGTGAAGGTCTTCGCCCATGAACGCTAG
- a CDS encoding lipocalin-like domain-containing protein — translation MNARLCLLLILLPLQAAAQGFAGLGQGGDGFAVPRPDPEFAFPADHGPHPDYRIEWWYLTASLEAADGTPYGIQWTLFRSALTPDGPQVWMGHMGITTPDAHHSGERLARGGIGQAGVEAAPFDAWIDEWRMAGPDLGDLTLTARGPNAGYDLALTAEGPLVFHGADGFSVKSASGQASYYYSQPFYRVSGTLDLPSGPVEVTGQGWLDREWSSQPLEDDQEGWDWFSLHLEGGAKLMAFQLRGGTPFKYASWIDPDGTLTPYSGDALRLEALDVSQVAGRDVPTEWRLELPARDLDLTVTAVNALSWQATLFPYWEGPVTAAGSHAATGYLEMTGYE, via the coding sequence ATGAACGCTAGGCTGTGTCTTCTCCTCATCCTCCTGCCGCTGCAGGCTGCCGCACAGGGCTTCGCGGGCCTTGGGCAGGGCGGCGACGGCTTCGCGGTGCCGCGCCCCGATCCGGAGTTCGCCTTCCCCGCCGATCACGGCCCGCATCCCGATTACCGCATCGAATGGTGGTATCTGACCGCGAGCCTCGAAGCCGCGGACGGCACACCCTACGGCATCCAGTGGACGCTCTTCCGCTCGGCGCTGACGCCCGACGGGCCGCAGGTCTGGATGGGCCACATGGGCATCACCACACCCGACGCGCACCACTCGGGCGAACGTCTGGCGCGGGGCGGCATCGGGCAGGCCGGGGTCGAGGCCGCGCCCTTCGACGCGTGGATCGACGAGTGGCGCATGGCGGGGCCCGATCTGGGGGACCTGACGCTGACCGCGCGCGGCCCCAATGCGGGCTACGACCTCGCCCTGACCGCAGAGGGGCCGCTCGTCTTTCACGGGGCGGACGGCTTCTCGGTGAAGTCCGCCAGCGGGCAGGCGAGCTACTACTATTCGCAGCCGTTCTACCGGGTCTCGGGCACGCTGGACCTGCCGTCGGGACCGGTCGAGGTGACGGGGCAGGGATGGCTCGATCGCGAATGGTCGTCCCAGCCGCTCGAGGACGACCAGGAGGGCTGGGACTGGTTTTCGCTGCATCTCGAGGGCGGCGCCAAGCTGATGGCGTTCCAGCTGCGCGGCGGAACGCCCTTCAAATACGCCTCGTGGATCGATCCCGACGGCACTCTGACGCCCTATTCCGGCGACGCGCTCCGCCTTGAGGCGCTCGACGTCTCGCAGGTGGCCGGGCGGGACGTGCCCACCGAATGGCGGCTGGAGCTGCCCGCCCGCGATCTCGACCTTACGGTGACCGCGGTGAACGCACTGAGTTGGCAGGCGACCCTCTTTCCCTATTGGGAGGGGCCGGTCACGGCCGCCGGAAGCCATGCCGCGACGGGCTATCTGGAGATGACCGGCTATGAGTGA
- a CDS encoding pyridoxamine 5'-phosphate oxidase family protein: MSDPWHQLDTLLGHIWDRLAAGVADASDPFRFVALATAGTDGPEARMVGLRGADRRAGTVEVHSDLRTAKIRALWTEPRAALLFWDAATQVQIRLSVEMTLIPADRDRWAEVPPEPRLNYGTDPAPGLPVASPEIVIRTPARDRFIALSGQVRGIDAVSLAHQPHRRAAFDGPDGPGRWVAP; encoded by the coding sequence ATGAGTGACCCTTGGCATCAGCTCGACACCCTTCTCGGCCATATCTGGGACCGGCTCGCCGCCGGGGTGGCGGACGCGTCCGATCCCTTCCGGTTTGTGGCGCTCGCCACCGCCGGCACGGACGGCCCCGAGGCCCGGATGGTCGGCCTGCGTGGCGCGGACCGCCGGGCCGGCACGGTCGAGGTGCATAGCGACCTCAGGACGGCCAAGATCCGTGCCCTCTGGACCGAGCCGCGCGCGGCCCTTCTGTTCTGGGACGCGGCGACGCAGGTCCAGATCCGCCTCTCGGTCGAGATGACGCTGATCCCCGCCGACCGCGACCGCTGGGCCGAGGTTCCGCCCGAGCCGAGGCTGAATTACGGCACGGACCCCGCGCCGGGCCTGCCGGTCGCATCGCCCGAGATCGTGATCCGGACCCCCGCACGCGATCGTTTCATCGCGTTGTCCGGGCAGGTCCGCGGGATCGACGCGGTCAGCCTCGCGCATCAGCCGCATCGGCGTGCCGCCTTCGACGGGCCGGACGGGCCGGGCCGCTGGGTCGCGCCCTAA
- a CDS encoding flagellar motor protein MotB: MAGNDARPIIIKRIKKVEGGGHHGGAWKVAYADFVTAMMAFFMLMWLLNATTEKQRKGLADYFNPTIAISRASGGGDGAMGGDSTAADALVVQTGRGGITPTEVHGTADAEGEMTAAAAALMGKGGDSLLDTEQLRHVTVRLSDEGTVIEIFDLPDRPLFDGTTPTPLLLGIIQAAKSELTPRRNMIAIGVFTAAAPIVVRDAGLWALSTARADSLRAALPTIGIDDGRVARITGHADRRPANANPLSERNNRVELILLRNTPRPARPR, translated from the coding sequence ATGGCAGGCAACGACGCGCGCCCGATCATCATCAAGCGCATCAAGAAGGTCGAGGGTGGGGGGCATCACGGTGGCGCGTGGAAGGTCGCCTATGCCGATTTCGTCACCGCGATGATGGCCTTCTTCATGCTCATGTGGCTCCTCAATGCCACCACCGAGAAGCAGCGCAAGGGCCTCGCGGACTACTTCAATCCCACGATCGCAATCAGCCGTGCCTCGGGCGGCGGGGATGGCGCGATGGGCGGCGACAGCACCGCCGCCGACGCGCTTGTCGTCCAGACCGGGCGCGGCGGCATCACCCCCACCGAGGTGCATGGGACCGCGGATGCAGAGGGCGAGATGACGGCCGCGGCCGCCGCGCTGATGGGAAAGGGCGGCGACAGCCTTCTCGACACCGAGCAGCTTCGCCACGTCACCGTCCGCCTTTCCGACGAAGGCACCGTGATCGAGATCTTCGACCTGCCGGACCGGCCGCTGTTCGACGGGACCACGCCGACGCCCCTTCTCCTCGGTATCATCCAGGCGGCCAAGTCCGAGCTGACGCCGCGCCGCAACATGATCGCGATCGGCGTCTTCACCGCCGCCGCACCGATCGTGGTGCGGGACGCCGGGCTTTGGGCGCTGTCGACCGCGCGGGCCGATTCGCTCCGCGCGGCCCTGCCGACGATCGGGATCGACGACGGTCGGGTCGCCCGGATCACCGGCCATGCCGACCGCCGCCCCGCCAACGCCAACCCCTTGTCCGAGCGGAACAATCGCGTCGAACTCATCCTTCTGCGCAACACGCCGCGACCCGCGCGACCACGATAA
- a CDS encoding flagellar hook protein FlgE, with product MTISSSLNAGVTGLNVNASKLATISDNIANSATFGYKRAVADFHSLVLNQSKGNYSAGGVRVTTGRMIDQRGTLITTSNATDLAVGGRGMIPVTTATSAASGEAVEMRLTTTGSFRPDASGVLRTESGLVLLGWPATNDGIIPAYPRDASGGLQPVRVDTNTFEGDPTTEILMGVNLPATDTQFDATGDPRELTLEYFGSLGQAERLDVTYTPVIPTAGSSNRWTMEIRDQGQGGIVIGEFDILFDDTRQNGGTISAVTPLSAGAYDPATGRMTIGALGGDIEVEVGRPLEAKGLSQLSDVFAPLSISKNGSPVGNLTSIEVDETGILRALYDTGFSKALYQIPIVDVPKLNGLKALPNQTYAISSESGAFYLWDAGQGPVGAMVGFAREESTTDVAGELTQLIQTQRAYSSNAKVIQTVDEMLQETTNIKR from the coding sequence ATGACGATCTCCTCTTCCCTCAATGCCGGCGTGACCGGTCTGAACGTGAACGCCAGCAAGCTCGCAACGATCTCCGACAACATCGCGAACTCGGCCACCTTCGGTTACAAGCGCGCCGTCGCGGATTTCCATTCGCTCGTGCTCAATCAGTCGAAGGGCAACTATTCCGCAGGCGGCGTACGCGTCACAACGGGGCGCATGATCGATCAGCGCGGCACGCTCATCACCACGAGCAACGCCACCGATCTGGCGGTCGGCGGGCGCGGCATGATCCCGGTCACGACCGCCACCAGTGCGGCCTCGGGCGAGGCGGTCGAGATGCGACTGACGACGACCGGATCGTTCCGGCCCGATGCCAGCGGGGTGCTGCGCACCGAAAGCGGGCTCGTCCTTCTTGGCTGGCCCGCGACGAATGACGGCATCATCCCCGCCTATCCGCGCGACGCATCCGGCGGTCTGCAACCCGTCCGCGTCGACACCAATACGTTCGAAGGCGATCCCACCACCGAGATCCTGATGGGCGTCAATCTTCCCGCGACGGACACCCAATTCGACGCGACGGGCGACCCACGGGAGCTGACGCTCGAGTATTTTGGCAGCCTCGGGCAAGCGGAGCGGCTCGACGTCACCTATACGCCCGTGATCCCGACCGCGGGATCCAGCAATCGCTGGACGATGGAGATCCGTGATCAGGGCCAGGGCGGCATCGTCATCGGGGAATTCGACATCCTGTTCGACGACACGCGCCAGAACGGCGGCACGATCTCGGCGGTGACGCCGCTCTCGGCCGGCGCGTACGACCCCGCGACCGGACGAATGACGATTGGCGCCTTGGGTGGCGACATCGAAGTCGAAGTCGGCCGCCCGCTCGAGGCGAAGGGCCTGTCCCAGCTTTCGGACGTGTTCGCACCCCTCTCGATCAGCAAGAACGGCTCGCCGGTCGGCAATCTCACCTCGATCGAAGTCGACGAGACCGGCATCCTCCGCGCGCTCTACGATACCGGGTTCAGCAAGGCCCTCTACCAGATCCCGATCGTGGACGTCCCGAAGCTGAATGGCCTCAAGGCACTCCCGAACCAGACCTATGCCATCTCTAGCGAGAGCGGTGCGTTCTACCTGTGGGATGCGGGCCAAGGCCCGGTCGGCGCGATGGTCGGTTTCGCCCGAGAGGAGAGTACCACCGACGTCGCGGGGGAGTTGACCCAGCTCATCCAGACCCAGCGCGCCTACAGCTCCAACGCGAAGGTCATCCAGACCGTCGACGAGATGCTGCAGGAAACGACCAACATCAAGCGCTGA
- the flgK gene encoding flagellar hook-associated protein FlgK — protein sequence MSLTASLNSAMSGLSLTSRRAEAVASNVANADTDGYRRREIVQGEIPGRAVTRRVVDPALAQLRRDASADAARAGTAEAFHARLDAAIGDPGDPGSVQARLAAFDAALVAAASDPTSGTLLAAVARDAGALADRLNDVADVVTAARQGADAAIDATVRALNSDLADVADLNARIMRVEASGQDASDLRDRRGLLVDRISEAIPVRRLARDGGAVALVSAGGTILLDGRAAAIEFTPQAVVTDDMVAPGQLSELTIHGRPVATGGAGAVGGGRLGALFDIRDRDAPAATDQLDAFAADLIDRFARVGTDPSLGPGNPGLFTDAGGALSAAPPAGLAARLRVNDVLDPTDPATLLPLRDGFGALVAGPAGDPAQLLRFGAALHLRDVPVTDPARSAGSLVDLLGTMRSEISSSRIRSEDEGAVARAHADNLTAARDGGPVDTDAEMRRLIEIERAYAANARVIQAVDAMMDRITEI from the coding sequence ATGTCCCTGACCGCTTCCCTGAATTCCGCGATGTCGGGCCTGTCCCTGACGTCGCGCCGCGCCGAGGCCGTCGCCTCGAACGTGGCCAATGCCGATACGGACGGCTACCGCCGTCGCGAAATCGTGCAGGGCGAAATTCCCGGGCGCGCGGTCACCCGCCGCGTCGTCGATCCCGCACTGGCCCAATTGCGCCGTGACGCGAGTGCCGACGCGGCGCGGGCGGGGACCGCCGAAGCCTTCCATGCTCGGCTCGACGCTGCGATCGGTGATCCGGGCGATCCCGGAAGCGTGCAGGCGCGCCTCGCGGCCTTCGACGCGGCCCTCGTCGCCGCAGCCTCCGACCCCACTTCTGGGACGCTTCTCGCCGCGGTCGCGCGCGACGCGGGCGCGCTGGCCGACCGGCTGAACGATGTCGCTGATGTCGTGACGGCCGCCCGGCAGGGTGCCGATGCCGCGATCGACGCGACCGTGCGCGCGCTCAACTCGGACCTTGCCGACGTCGCGGACCTCAATGCCCGGATCATGCGCGTCGAGGCGTCGGGTCAGGACGCGTCAGACCTCCGCGATCGGCGCGGCCTTCTCGTGGACCGCATCTCCGAGGCTATACCGGTCCGCCGCCTGGCCCGGGACGGCGGCGCGGTCGCCCTGGTCTCTGCAGGTGGCACGATCCTACTCGACGGGCGCGCAGCCGCGATCGAATTCACCCCCCAAGCGGTCGTGACCGATGACATGGTGGCCCCGGGCCAGCTGTCCGAGTTGACGATCCACGGTCGCCCTGTGGCCACCGGCGGCGCAGGAGCGGTCGGCGGCGGTCGGCTGGGCGCGCTCTTCGACATTCGCGATCGCGATGCTCCGGCGGCCACGGATCAGCTTGATGCCTTCGCCGCCGATCTCATCGACCGCTTTGCCCGGGTCGGAACCGACCCGTCGCTTGGCCCCGGAAATCCCGGTCTCTTTACCGATGCGGGTGGCGCGCTCTCGGCTGCCCCGCCCGCGGGTCTGGCCGCCCGCCTTCGTGTCAACGACGTCCTCGATCCGACGGATCCGGCCACGCTCCTCCCGCTTCGCGACGGGTTCGGCGCCCTGGTGGCGGGCCCGGCCGGCGATCCGGCGCAGCTCTTGCGCTTCGGCGCCGCGCTGCACCTGCGCGACGTGCCCGTGACCGATCCGGCGCGCTCGGCCGGCAGCCTCGTGGATCTTCTGGGAACGATGCGATCCGAGATCTCTTCGAGCCGCATCCGGTCCGAAGACGAGGGCGCGGTGGCCCGTGCCCATGCCGACAATTTGACGGCTGCCCGCGACGGCGGGCCTGTCGATACCGATGCCGAGATGCGCCGCCTGATCGAGATCGAGCGCGCCTATGCGGCGAATGCACGCGTGATCCAGGCGGTCGACGCCATGATGGATCGAATTACGGAGATTTGA
- a CDS encoding flagellin: MTISLGSVPARSNDVGAAIRERIETLSQEMASGQVADRGRAVRSDFSELSRLRHDLGTSLARHTSLARAERWSDGLLSALAANAGDQAVLIEQLAVLSGEDSGAGTTAIALAAEDTLAAMMARLGGTQDGRALFANGDAGGSVLPSPDALLADLRALAAAETDPDILLQTFDDYFAPGGTFETSVMRDFATANVRFPTGQGQSVAIPVDLDDPAIRATLRDTAILAILPASPASTDPGDRADLHAELLERLVHNSGAVVATQGRIGTVANGLSDGVARVSAEMLSIEASIAEIVGSDPYETASRLQEQISRLESHYAVTARLSRLSLTDYLR, encoded by the coding sequence ATGACCATTTCCCTTGGCTCCGTTCCTGCCCGAAGCAATGATGTCGGCGCAGCGATCCGTGAGCGGATCGAGACGCTGTCGCAAGAGATGGCGTCCGGTCAGGTCGCCGACCGGGGGCGCGCCGTGCGCAGCGATTTTTCCGAACTGTCGCGCCTTCGCCATGACCTCGGAACATCCTTGGCGCGTCACACCTCGCTTGCGCGGGCCGAGCGGTGGTCGGATGGGCTCTTGTCGGCCTTGGCCGCGAACGCGGGCGATCAGGCCGTGCTGATTGAACAGCTCGCCGTGCTGTCCGGTGAGGATTCCGGTGCGGGTACGACGGCCATCGCCCTGGCCGCCGAAGACACGCTGGCGGCGATGATGGCGCGGCTGGGCGGCACACAGGACGGGCGCGCCCTCTTCGCCAACGGCGATGCCGGCGGGTCCGTTCTGCCGTCGCCGGACGCGCTTCTGGCCGATCTGCGCGCATTGGCCGCCGCGGAGACGGATCCCGACATCTTGCTCCAGACGTTCGACGACTATTTCGCGCCGGGGGGCACGTTCGAGACATCCGTCATGCGGGACTTCGCGACCGCGAACGTGCGCTTCCCGACGGGCCAGGGCCAATCCGTCGCGATCCCGGTCGATCTCGACGATCCGGCGATCCGCGCCACGTTGCGGGATACGGCCATCCTCGCCATCCTTCCGGCCAGTCCTGCCTCGACCGATCCCGGCGATCGCGCTGATCTGCACGCCGAGTTGCTGGAACGGCTCGTCCACAATTCCGGCGCGGTGGTCGCAACACAGGGCCGCATCGGCACGGTCGCCAACGGGCTCTCGGACGGGGTGGCGCGGGTGTCGGCCGAGATGCTCTCGATCGAGGCATCCATCGCCGAGATCGTCGGAAGCGATCCTTACGAGACAGCGTCCCGCCTTCAGGAGCAGATCTCGCGCCTCGAAAGCCACTATGCGGTGACGGCGCGGCTTTCGCGTCTGTCGCTGACGGACTACCTGCGATGA
- a CDS encoding flagellar basal body P-ring protein FlgI, translating to MIRLMLVAIAICTACFAVGGARAQDIRLKDLVEFDGVRGNDLIGYGLVVGLNGTGDGLRNAPYTEEIMQNVLERLGVNVTGEQFRPRNVASVIVTATLPPFARAGGRLDVTVSAIGDADSLLGGTLVMTPLTAADGEVYAVAQGTVIAGGVAATGAAATVIEGVPTAGVVPAGGRVEREVDFEFGDLRQIRLALREPDFTTAARIERVINRGLNRSVARMLDSGTVLIDIAATGRPSPAHAISAIENLTVAPQHKARVVVDQASGTIVMGSEVRISQVAVSQNNLTLRIEEAPLVVQPSPFGEGETVVVPRTGVALREEPGPGLALVEGGTTLSDVIAGLNALGVSARDMIDILKSIKAAGALHAEFVVR from the coding sequence ATGATCCGCCTGATGCTTGTGGCCATCGCGATCTGCACCGCGTGTTTCGCGGTGGGCGGCGCGCGCGCACAGGATATTCGGTTGAAGGACCTGGTCGAGTTCGACGGCGTCCGCGGCAACGATCTGATCGGCTATGGCCTGGTCGTCGGGCTGAACGGAACGGGGGACGGGTTGCGCAACGCGCCGTATACCGAGGAAATCATGCAGAATGTCCTCGAGCGGCTGGGGGTGAACGTCACCGGCGAGCAGTTCCGCCCGCGCAACGTGGCTTCGGTCATCGTGACGGCGACGCTGCCGCCATTCGCGCGCGCCGGCGGTCGGCTGGATGTCACGGTATCGGCCATCGGCGATGCCGACAGCCTGCTGGGCGGAACGCTGGTGATGACGCCGCTGACCGCCGCCGATGGCGAGGTCTATGCGGTCGCCCAGGGAACGGTGATCGCCGGGGGCGTGGCCGCGACGGGTGCCGCGGCGACCGTCATCGAGGGGGTGCCGACGGCCGGGGTCGTGCCCGCGGGCGGTCGCGTCGAGCGGGAGGTGGATTTCGAGTTCGGTGACCTTCGACAGATCCGGCTGGCGCTTCGCGAGCCGGATTTCACCACGGCGGCGCGGATCGAACGGGTCATCAACCGGGGCCTCAACCGGTCGGTGGCGCGCATGCTGGATTCGGGAACCGTCCTGATCGACATCGCGGCGACCGGCCGTCCGTCGCCTGCGCACGCGATCAGCGCCATCGAGAACCTGACGGTCGCACCGCAGCACAAGGCTCGGGTGGTCGTCGATCAGGCATCGGGCACGATCGTGATGGGAAGCGAGGTGCGCATCAGCCAGGTTGCGGTGTCCCAAAACAACCTGACCCTGCGCATCGAGGAGGCCCCGCTCGTCGTGCAGCCAAGCCCCTTCGGCGAAGGCGAGACCGTCGTGGTGCCGCGCACCGGCGTCGCCCTCCGGGAGGAGCCGGGACCCGGTCTCGCATTGGTCGAGGGGGGGACGACGCTCTCGGACGTGATCGCCGGGCTCAACGCCCTCGGGGTGTCGGCCCGCGACATGATCGACATCCTCAAGAGCATCAAGGCCGCCGGTGCCCTGCATGCGGAATTCGTCGTCCGTTAA
- a CDS encoding S49 family peptidase — protein sequence MRHRLPFLDRPPRVAVLRLEGVIVSNGTRGALSHAAIAPLIERAFRKSKPTAVALSINSPGGSPAQSSLIGGQIRRLADELDIPVHAFVEDVAASGGYWLAAAADDIHVDASSITGSIGVISAGFGFHDLIERYGIERRVHTAGEDKSILDPFRPERDSDIERLKALQTRIHDSFIAFVRARRGDRLDTSRDLFTGDIFVGAEAVDAGLVDGIGHLVPVMKARYGEKTSFRALTMRRPLLQRLIPSVALDLMASIEQRAIWSRYGL from the coding sequence CTGCGCCACCGCCTCCCGTTTCTCGACCGTCCGCCGCGCGTCGCGGTTCTCCGACTCGAGGGCGTGATCGTCTCGAACGGCACGCGTGGGGCGCTCTCCCATGCGGCGATCGCGCCGCTGATCGAACGGGCGTTTCGGAAATCCAAGCCGACGGCCGTGGCGCTGTCGATCAACTCGCCGGGCGGCTCGCCCGCGCAGTCGTCGCTGATCGGGGGCCAGATCCGTCGCCTGGCGGATGAACTCGACATCCCCGTCCATGCCTTCGTCGAGGACGTGGCGGCATCCGGCGGCTATTGGCTCGCCGCGGCGGCGGACGATATCCATGTCGACGCCAGCTCGATCACCGGCAGTATCGGCGTCATTTCGGCAGGCTTCGGCTTTCATGATCTCATCGAGCGCTACGGGATCGAACGGCGCGTCCACACGGCCGGCGAGGACAAGTCGATCCTCGATCCGTTCCGGCCCGAGCGGGACAGCGATATCGAACGTCTGAAGGCGCTCCAGACGCGCATCCATGACAGCTTCATCGCCTTCGTTCGGGCGCGGCGGGGCGACCGCCTTGATACAAGTCGCGACCTTTTCACCGGCGACATCTTCGTGGGTGCGGAGGCGGTCGATGCGGGCCTGGTGGACGGGATCGGCCATCTCGTGCCCGTGATGAAGGCGCGCTACGGCGAGAAGACATCGTTCCGCGCGCTGACCATGCGGCGGCCGCTGCTTCAGCGGCTGATCCCGAGCGTCGCGCTGGATCTGATGGCGTCGATCGAGCAGCGGGCCATCTGGTCGCGCTACGGCCTCTGA